GTGCACATCTCGTGGCTGACTCCCCCAGGGTCCTTGCCccgctcctcccccaccctcctcttcccgCCCCCTCCACTCTCTGGCCGGTGCAGCACTGGCACCAGCCCAAAGAGCCCAGGAGGCGGGGCTCGGAGAAAAACATATAAGTGGCCCCGGGGCGCTGACCAGGTGTCAGTTGCGGAATCTCCATCCGGAAGACCCGCGGCTAccgaggaaggggagaaggaggcggaggaggaggaggagaacgCAGAGCCGCGGGACCCACGCACACCGTGACCGCCCACCCGGCTTGCGCTGCCTGCTGCTCGCTCGACGCCCCTAGGTGAGTCCGGCGGGGAAGAGCGCGGCGGGGCGCGGGGTCCCGGGTGGGCTCCCCTCTCTGCAGGCCTACCCCGAGAGAGCCGAGTGAGGGCTGCTCGGGAGGATGCATCCGTCTTTCGGTGGCTTAAAAGCCCCCCTTTTCTGCTCCGCTTCTCCCGCAGATCACTCCCACCCCGAGAGCCCGGAGCCGAGATGGAAACTGTCCAGGAGCTGATTCCTCTGGCCAAGGAGCTGATGGCGCAGAAGCCCAGACGGAGTCTAGTGAGGCTGTATGTGCTGGGCGGCGTGCTGGCTCTCTTCGGCGCCGTGCTCGGCCTGATGGAGACCTTGTGCAGCCCCTTCACGGCCGCcgagcgggagcgggagcgggaggCAGCGGTGGCCGAGCTGCAGGCCGCCCGGGAGCGAAAGGCCCTCCGGGCGCGGGCCCTGCTGGAGAAAAGCAAGCAGCTGGAGGCTGTCCAGGGCTGCCGGGCCCCGACCAACCGGCTGTACGCCTCGTAGGAACCTTGGGGGCCggcggagggagggggagagagacacacagggagaggaGAGTGAGGCAGAGCGCGAGGGTCGGGCTCGAGTGGGCGTCTCGTGCTGTTTGGACTGACGAGAAGCTACTGATTTTAGAACTGAACTACCACGTGGATCCACCAAAAGGCGTTTGGGATTGAGTTTTGCTGCTGTGCAGCACTGCAGAAAGATGACATGTCCAAAACCTTCCAGCTATCTGACTGCATCCAGCATTTTGCACTAGGGTGAACGGAGGAGAAatgctttttatattattattgttgttattgttattattattacagtgaccaccattttgcattttgaaataaaaaacgtTTTGTAATTATATCTCAGCATCTGATTCCTGAGGGGCACGGTTTTCTGGGGTGGGCAGCAGGGAGGGTGGGCATTTTGGCGGAGGGGGTCTTCTTAACGTGAGCCCAGTGGAGAGAGCAGTTTCCTGAAGGTCAGGCAACACTTGCTTCAGGGCTCTGGACTCATATTGATTTTACATGCTTATAAGTCTGTTAAGGATTCGTTTTTGCTTTGTGTTAGGAGTGGCAAGAGAGAAACTTTTCTAAGTCTCACCAGACTCAGCATTTTAAGATCAGAAGATAAATCAGCTTCTGAGCTAGAGTAAGTGAATGAGAGATACTGATTAATTCTAGGGCGCAAAGCCTATTTGCCATCTCAGACCTGTGCACCAGAGGGTCTCGTGGTTGATACCTCTTTCTTCCTAACTGTATTTtagtggaggggggtggggacagtgagggggaaggaggggtggagggagggagggagggagggaggaaactaGCTAGCTGGTAGGAAAAGAGGGAAGGCAATCTCCCAAGAACATTTAATTGGATGTCTAGCTCTACCAAGCCCTTCTCCTCCCAAACTGAGTCACAGTAAGAAGTTCTAGGTTAGGAGGGGAAAAGACCGGTTGTCACAGTCCTGAGTCATCTTCCTCCAGGGACAGAACTTGCTCTGTGGTAATAGCTAGTCCAGTGGCTCTATGGGGCTCAGCATAGGGAATTTTAAACAACGGCTCTTAAAGAAGTAGTTAGGTGCATAGGCCTGAGGCCACTCCCCTAGGAATTTTAATATGTCTCCTGCCCTAACCGGGTACAGACAtttccctctctccatccatGGCTATGCATTTTTGCCAAACATAGCAAGGCTCGTGCCATCGCCTCTGACCAGACTCGCTCTCCACCACCACCCTCTTCCCTCACACACGcccttccattttatttctgccaCCTCAAATCCTACCCAGTGTTCCTGACCTTGATCTAGTGCCATCTATGTCTGATATCTATCCTTATCACTCCAGACAAGAGAGCCGTCGGAATGGGGTGAGATTAATCAAGGGAAAAGACAcgtatttaaaggaaaagaagaatatcAGTGGAACCACTGATCTCGCAGTTTCCAAAATGGGAAACTCGACCCTATATTAAGGTGACATAACCTCACCTTAAATGACCAAAAAACTTCTCAGGAATCCACCCCATCTTATTCTTCAGTTGTCCTTCCCAAGTGCCTCTCCTATTATGTCTATTATTCTTCCACCTATGCAGCCACCCTCTGATCCAGCTGTCAGCATCTCAAACCGCCTCCTGCACTCTCTAGCACATTCACCCCAAAACATCCCTGCCAGACTGGGGACTGTGACCTTCTTTCATCCTGCTGCTCCTCCCTCAAAAATGTCAGCGCCTAAGACCCCTGTCCAGATTCTCCAGCGTCTCCATGATCTGCTTGCATCTCAGCCCTCCCACCTGATGTTCCGCATGAACCCAAGACCTTCCTAGTCCCTTCTGGTCTTTCACATCTTTTTTCACATTACTTTTCCCACCTGAATGCCCGTCCATCCACAGTCGCCACACCTTCTGAAGCCATAGACCTCAGATTCTCCAAGAGAGGgataatttcaaatattctgcCTCTTGTCAAACTGTATATCAAATCATGTACTCCAATTTTTGGTTTAGAAGGTAATGCTTATATTTTTTAGTTTGCCTATATGTAAAACTacgtatattttacatatttgccTAAATATATAGGAAATGCCTGTGTATTTTTAGTTTCGAAGGGTATGCCTTTTACCTATACGTGTACAAACTACCCAACCCAATCAAATCCAAGCTATAGAAATCTTTTCTGTCCTCACTGATCTTTTCACTTCTCTGAATTCCTACGGGACATTCAGTCTGGGTCTCATACTGGATCACGCAGTAATGGACATTTTTGTCCCAGTTGTTTTATGGAGGTGATCAGATGTGAAATTGCACTACTTTCTAGTGAAAACAGATACTAGGTATCAACTGTGAGAACATTTCAAAGTTTCACACTTTCTTAGGAAAAGTTTGATTGTTGTGTAATCATGGTAACCAGAACCAGTTTTAAACCCATTGGCTCAATCAATCACAACTCTCCTCAGGTAACACACTTTTACAAGCCAACCAATCAGTAACATTCCCTCACTTCTAAGGGTCACTTAACCATGAAGTGACTCAACCCcataaatatatttcagagtGCCAACCAATCAACAAATAAATATGCTTCTACAGATATCAGCCCACCTATGACCAGGAAAGTACACCAAACTCTGAACTTCCTGCTTTCCCAAAACCAAAAGATATACTTACCGGGTTCCTTGTATTCAGACTCTTTGTCCTTCAGATCTGCTGCCAGATAAGTCAGTCTCAACTATAGTCTGAATCTAATGAGTTTCACTGAGTTCTCACGGCTTCTAAAATTTCTAACCAAGTACGTCTTTGTATAAAATCATTAGATCTCAGTCTTTGTGTAAAGTAAATAGAAATTTTAGTTTACAGATGTACATTCTGGTAAATAATTATACCTAGGCCTTTGTATATGGCCATTAGACATTTTGTCTGGGAGGTATACTATTGAGTAATTAGACATAGGTCTTGTACAAGTTCATTAGACTCTTTTATTGGAGGCATACCATTTGATAACTGCATTTGCCATTAAACTGCTGATCCCCTGCTGCTcactttgcttttgcttttgtttatctatattgtaaagttttattttacgtgtttttgttttgtactgAAAAGCCTTATTTCTGATACACAAAGAAGTGTTCCATATGGAATGGCCCAATAAGTCAACAATCCAATCCAAGCTGGTCCTAGGGGACAACAGTTGGAGCTCCATTAGATTGTGACCAATTCAGGCAAAGGTAAATGATCAAACTTGGCTTTGGGTCTCCTTAAAACTTTGTTGAGAGCCGCTCTCTATCTATCTCACCAAGGTGTAAAAGAAgatcacttttagtctgtattcTGAGGTCAAAGATTGTCAGGTCATTGATTACATGGCCCCTTCCTAACTTTTGCATAGAAAGGGAACCCAAGATACCATTCACAGGCACACATTCTTACTAAGTAGCCTTTCTTGTCTATCTTGGGTTCTTCTAATCTGCAAACTCCTCTTGGAAGAACTCCTGCTTCCTGTTGCACTATAATCCCAGTTCTTGCACTTACTTCGATAAAGCACAAAAACTGAGTTTAGAATAACGATCGTCAACATGGGGGAACTTTTGACATatcaaaatcaataaattaattcatttgagGAACCcccaaataaattaatacatttaagaGGAACCCCAGAAATCTAAAGAGTCAGTAGTTAGCTTCTTTGATTGGTATGCTGAggtctaaaaaacaaaattctaattCCAACATGGTCTCCCGCAAAGACTCTAGTACCTTCTGAGCTCCACCctaatttcatttctctctcttccacccACCTTTCTCCGACCTTCTATATGAAACACCCtttttttcagagttttctttAGAAAAGATGCAATTACCTTGTAAATCTGCTAAACCAGAAGGCATCCCTAAAGAAGTTAAATTTAAACCCTGATCTGGAGCCATATTAAGAGTTAAAATTAAGGATCTTCCTAAATCTCAGGAAGCCAGGTAAAAAATTTTGACATAATTTAGGATTCTATTTGGTACTTATTCTTCTGGACTAGATCTTTACCAACTGGTTCAGTGAATTGTTAATCCTCCAgctggagaaaaatatttaaaagcagcagggttagaaaggaaaattttaaataagtcaGCTGTGTAAAacgaaaaaaaaagtgttttaaggggggcaagaaaaaaaaaacagaaaacacagtaCAAAAGacaattctagggcttccctggtggtgcagtggttgagagtccgcctgccgatgcaggggacacgggttcgtgccccggtccgggaagatcccacatgccgcggagcggctgggcccgtgagccatggccgctgagcctgcacgtccggagcctgtgctccgcaacgggagaggccacaacagtgagaggcccacttaccgcaaaaaaaaaaaaaaaaaaaagacaattctagaagcctttcttttaaagatacagtggacaaaaattcaaaattataagttaaaaatgaaaacagacttcGGGAAACTTTCAAAGAGCATTCTGGAGTAAACCCAGCAGTTGAAGTATTAACCCAGGACCTGGCAAGGAGCaggtgttcattaaatatttgttgaatatagaataagtaaatggatgaagaaaGTAAACTTTTTGATGACCCATTGTTATCCGTGCCTTTAGTCCAAAAGAATGGAAACCTCTGAATTGGGATGTGACCCTCCATCATTAGTTGGTGTGAATCAGGCTGGCATTACTGTCCCTACTTGTGGAGACCCTACCCGATGTGGATCTGTCTCCCCACTGCCGTCCACTCCACACTCCCGCTGATGTGATCACCGTAATGGTCTATAAGTCATCTCGATGATTCCTAAGCAGTTTATAACTAAGAAACGCGTAGACACGCAGCCTCACAGAGTACATTAGGTTGCTGGTCTCTCTGGGTGGGAAAGAAAAATCTGCCCAAACCCAGttcttgttttaattatttactttgaGGCAAAGCCAGGAATCTGAGAGTGAGCGCTTGCTAAGGGTGGAACAGGGGTTCTGCCTGGTGTGCCTCTGGCATGTTCCGAGCTAGCAATAGTAATGGACAAGTCTCCAGGGCAACCAGGACCACTTCCAAGCATTCCCACCGTGGGCCGCTGCAGGGGCCCTCTATTCTTTGGGGAGCCCTGAACTGTGCTCATCTCCCAGTGCCTCCTGGCTGCAAGCTCAGTCCTAGCATGAGGGCTTTCTTCCTTGGCCCTTCCTTCACCTTCTTGTATCAGGTGGCAGACCAGCTGGTTCCAGTTCCGAATCAGATCTTCTGACTCCTCCCAGAAACCAACCACCTTCTGAGCAGGaaaccctgcccctccccaaagAGTGGGAAAccgcagaggaagagagagatgaaacagaagggaaggcagaggaggagggagaaaagaagcaagagaaaaaaggagatcAATAAAAAGAAGTCAAATCTGGTTGAAACCCCAAGGTAAGacttttttaaatcacaataatATGTAATAGCATCACCATTTGTGTCAGGGCCTAGTCCATCGCAGGTCCTCAAAAAACCGCTATTGAAATAATGCATCTATTTGGAATAAACCGGAGGGCTGGGCTGAAAGAGATTTCAATGTCAAATGCTGGTCAAaacaagaaaccaaaagaaatgccCGATGagctttgcattcttttttttttttttttggagctttGCGTTCTGTAGGAGGGAAGATGTGATAAAACACAGATGGAACCAGATGTCTGTTACTGGCACTGAGCACATTCTGATCATTTTGGGACAGAAAGTTAAGTTGAAACcaaaaattgcaaaaata
This sequence is a window from Globicephala melas chromosome 1, mGloMel1.2, whole genome shotgun sequence. Protein-coding genes within it:
- the G0S2 gene encoding G0/G1 switch protein 2, translating into METVQELIPLAKELMAQKPRRSLVRLYVLGGVLALFGAVLGLMETLCSPFTAAEREREREAAVAELQAARERKALRARALLEKSKQLEAVQGCRAPTNRLYAS